From the Pseudodesulfovibrio indicus genome, the window AACTGGCGGGCATGACCGGCACGGCCGACACCGAGGCCGTTGAGTTCCAGCAGATCTACGGCCTGGAAGTCATCGTCATCCCCACCCACCAGCCCATGGTGCGCAAGGACAACCCGGATTCCATCTACAAGTCCCAGCAGGAGAAGTACGAGGCCATCGCCGACGACATCGCGGACTGCTACCGGCGCGGCCAGCCCACCCTGGTGGGCACGGTCTCCATCGAGAAGTCCGAGCTGATCTCGCGCCTGCTCAAGAAGCGCAAGATCCCCCACAACGTGCTCAACGCCAAGCAGCATGAGCGCGAGGCCGAGATCGTCCTCGAAGCGGGGCAGGCCAAGAAGGTCACCATCGCCACCAACATGGCGGGACGCGGCACGGACATCAAGCTGGGCGAGGGCGTCCGCGAACTGGGCGGCCTGCACATCATCGGCACCGAGCGCCACGAATCGCGGCGCATCGACAACCAGCTGCGCGGCCGCGCGGGACGCCAGGGCGACCCCGGCTCCTCGCGCTTCTACCTGGCGCTCGACGACGACCTCATGCGGCTGTTCGGTTCGGACCGCCTCAAGGGGATCATGGAGAAGCTCGGCCTGGAAGACGGCATGGCCATCGAGAACAAGATGGTCTCGAACGCCATCGAGAAATCCCAGACCCGGGTCGAGGCCCACCACTACGAAATCCGCAAGCAGCTCCTGGAATACGACGACGTCATGAACCAGCAGCGCGAGGCCATCTACGGCCTGCGCCACGAGCTGATGAAGTCCAAGGAAGTGGAGCCCATCGCCCTGGAATATTCCGTGGACCTCCTGGAGGAGATCCTCGAACCGGCCCTGGACATGCGCGACGTGGACCCGGAGACCGTGGACTCGGTCCGCGCCCGGCTGGAAGAGGTCTTCAATTTCGAGCGGTTCGAGGGCTGGCAGGAGGGCGGGCTGCCCGACATGGAGCAGGCCCGGAAGTGGGTGGACGACATCTTCGCCTACCTGCGCGCCTCCACCGGCGAGCACTACCAGGAAATCCTGCGCTACTTCCTGCTCGACTCGCTCGACCGCAACTGGAAGGAGCACCTGTTGAACATGGACCACCTGCGCGACGGCATCGGGCTGCGCGGGTACGGCCAGAAGGACCCCAAGCAGGAGTACAAGCGCGAGGGATTCCAGCTCTTCTCCGAGCTGATCTACACCATCAAGGAGAACGTCCTGCGCGCCTTCTCCCACCTGCGCATCCAGGCCGAGGTCAAGGACGACGAGTTCAAGCACGAGGGTGCCGACAACCTGGAGTACACCGACTCCGAATCCGCCGCCGAGAAGAAACCGGCCACGGTCCGCAAGGACGCCAAGGTCAACCGCAACGCCCCCTGCCCCTGCGGCAGCGGCAAGAAATACAAGAAGTGCTGCGGGGCATAAGTCCCGGCGAGAACGCATTCCCGGCCCGGTCCGACGTCCGTCGGCCCGGGCCTTTTCTCGCGCTCCGGCCGGGCCGGGAGCTATTGCGTTCCCCGAACCGCACGTGTATCGAGTCCCGTATGATGCTGCGCCCGCTGTGTGTCTTCTCTCTGCTGCTCGCCTTGTGGGCGACCCCGGCCCTGGCCGACACCGCCCTGACCATGGGGCAGGAGCCGGGCTTCATGGTCACCGCGCCGACCAACGTGAACAAGGATCTCCAGTTCCAGGTGGACTTCGGCCACGTGGCGGACGCGGACTTCACCAACGGGCTGGGCGGGGTGTCCATCACCCGCGCGGGCGTGTCCGCCGACTACTCCATCTTCCACCTGTCCTACGAGTTGTCCTCCTTCGACTGGTCCAGCCAGGACGACGTGGCCCGTTCCTTCGGCATCAGGAAGCGCTCGGTCACGCCCTGGGACACCCTGCACGACATCACCTTTCAGGCGCGGCTGCTGAACGACGAACTCAACGAGAAGTGGCGGTATTGGGTCAACGGCGAGATCGACTCCTCCTTCGAGGAGTGCGTGCCGGGGGCTGTGGGCGTGGGGTTCGACGGCGGTGTGGCCTACGACTTCTGGGACGGCTGGATGCTCGGCATCACCGCCAGGACCGTGGCCGTGTCAGCGCTCTCCAGCGACCTGTTCGGCGACGTGGAGCTGGGGCTGGCCGTGGCGGTGTCGCAGAAGACCCTGCGCGAGGCCCTCAAGGCCGTGGGCATCCTCGACGACCCCAAACCGGGCTCGGAGAAGGTAGGCCTGAGCTTCGCCCTGTCCACATCCGACAAGACCTACCGGCTGTCGGCGGACAACCCGGTCTACAGCAACGGGTATCTCGGCCTGGTGCGCTCCAAGGTCGGCCTGTACGTGGACTACGCGCCCAACGACAGGCTGAGCTTCAGCCTCGGTCCGGAAATTCACTACGCGCGCAAATACAAGCTGTACAACAAGACGGGCAGCTACAAATCGTCCCACGATCTGGACAACGCCATGGGCGGCTATCTTCGGATGGTCTGGCGGTTCTGAGCCGCGGACGGGGTTAGTCGTCCCGGTTGTCCAGGGTCGCGTCGCCCACGGTGTCCATGCGCCAGCGGGCCGCGCCCTCCTGGTCGGCCGAGCCGTTCATCACGCGGGCCGAGAATTCCCATATCTCGTCCAGCTCCTCCGGGGTCAGGGTGTAGCCCTTGTCCCGGACGTAGGCGTCCAAGGACGGCCTGTCCTTGATGGTCATGGCGTCCCGGATCATGCCCGGATCGGCCATGGCGTCACCGATCAGTCTCGAAAGTTCTTCCCTGCTCATTGTTTCCCGCCTTTCCCCGAATACTACTGCACTTTCACGCAGGTTATGCTGTTCTTGGGCGATCCCTCGACCACCCGGTCGCTGTAGACCATGTAGACGATGACGTCGCGCTTGGCATCGTAGAAGCGGACCACCTGCATGGACTTGAACACCAGCGAGGTGCCCTTCTTGAAGACCTTTTCCCCGTCGGCCTTCCCGTTCCTGACTTTCTCCGGCACCTGTATTTCCCCGGTGCCCACGCACATGATGGAGGCGTCGGACGGGTCCTCGGCCACCCCGATCATGCCCTTGACCCCGCCCTTGCGCGCCCGGCTCAGATAGCAGGTCACGCCCGGGATGTCCGGGTCGTCAAAGGCCTCGACCACGATGTCGTCGTCGCGCGAGAACATGTGGAAGACCGTGTCCACGGTGCCGATGACCTCGGAGGCCGCGGGCAGGGGCAGGGCGAGGACCAGGATGGCGGCCATTGCGACCGTCCGCTTCCGCATGAAGGAGAGAAAATCTAGAGCTTTCATAGCGTTCCAACTAGCAGTCCCGGCAAAGTAAATCAAGCAGGACTGATTCTCATTACTTGACCTCGCGGACCGGTATATGGTCTTTTGGGATTACATGCCGATGCAGACGGGAACATTCAACAGCCTGGGCGGGGATTACGAGGAGGGGACCAAGGCCTCCCTTTTGTCCGCCATAGCCCGGAACGCCGAGGAGCTGACCTCGGGCAAGGGCTGGCCCGACGGGGTCAACGACCTGCTGGAGACCCTGGGCCGGGCCACCGGCGTCAGCCGCGTCTGGATCTTCCAGACCGTGTCCGTGACCCCCACGCACATCACCCAGAACTACACCTTCGAGTGGGCCGCCGCGCCCGAATACGCGCAGCTCGGCATGTCCATGTTCAACATGTTCACCAACGCCATCGACCAAAACGAATACCGCGAGCTGATCCGCAGCCGCCAGCGGGGGGAATGGCAGAAGACCATGACCCGCGACCTGGAGCCGGGCTACCTGCTGGACAGCCAGACCATCCAGAACATCAAGTCCATGCTGACCATCCCGATCATGGTGGACGAGGAGTGGTGGGGGACGCTGGGCTTCGACGACTGCGAGCGGGAGTACGACTGGGACGACGTGGAGATCGCGCTGCTGCGCACGGCCGCCTACCTGATCTCCAACGCCGTGCTGCGCGACCGGCTGAGCGCCAAGCGCAAGCAGTTCCAGATCCTGCGCGGCATCACGGACAGCGCGGCCTGGTCCTACGATTTCCGGACCGGCCAGGTCTGGCTGGCCGCCGAACTGATCCACACCGTGCCCATGCCGGTGGAGAACCTGAACCTATCCCTGCGCGGCGGGCTGCGCCACATCCATCCCGAGGACCGGCGTCCGCTGCTGCGTGCCGTGCGGGCCTACATGGACGGGGACAAGGAAGTCTTCCGCTACGACGTGCGGCTGTTCACCGACTGCGGCGACCAGCGCTGGGTGGAGCTCATCGGCAACCTGAGCCGGGGACGGAGCGGGCGGCCCGAACAGTTCGCGGGCATCGCCGTGGACATTCGCGCCCGCAAGCAGGAGGAGGAACGGTTGCGCGTCGAGGCGGTCACCGACCCGCTGACCGGGGTGCTCAACCGGCGGGTGTTCTGGCGCGAGCTGCAATCCAGGCTCGACCGTTCCATCGGATACCGCGAGCCCCTGGCCCTGCTCATCCTCGACATAGACCGTTTCAAGACCCTGAACGACACCCATGGCCACGTGGCGGGCGACGGCGTGCTCCGGCAGTTCGCCGCCCGGTGCATGAAGGCGGTGCGCGCGGGAGACGTGGTCGCCCGGCTCGGCGGCGACGAGTTCGTTATCCTGTTGCCCGGCGAGCGCTGCCCCTCGGCCCGCGTGGTGGCCGAGCGCATCCTGAAATCCGTGGCCGAGGAGCCGTTCACCGTGGACGGCCGGGACTTCCAGGTCACGGCCAGCATAGGGCTGTGCGTCCACGACGGCTCCCCGGTGGCCCCGGCGCGCATCCTGGACGCGGCGGACGCGGCCCTGTACCGGGCCAAGCGGGGCGGGCGCAACCGGTTGGCCGAGGCCGACGACTGCCCGGTGGGCTGATTCCCTTTCCCGGCTCCCCGCCGGGTTCCATTATGATCGGAAGATGAAATAGACCGCTCCCAGCAGGCAGAGCGCGGCCCACAGGTAGTCGAGCTTGAGGGGCTGGTTCATGTAGAAGAGGCAGAAGGGTGCGAACACCGCGAGCGCGATGACCTCCTGCATGATCTTGAGCTGCGGCAGGGACAGGGCGGTGTAGCCCAGCCGGTTGGCCGGGACCTGGATGAGATATTCGAAGAGCGCGATGCCCCAGCTGATCAGGGCCGCGATGTACCACGGGCGCTGGTTCAGCTCCTTCAGGTGGGCGTACCAGGCAAAGGTCATGAACACGTTGGAGGCCGTGAGCAGCAGCGCGGTCAGGAGCGGGATTCTCATAGTCACCTCGGGGTGGGGGCATGCCCGGCTCGCCGGGCTGCGCGACGGTAGGGCAAGGTCCGGCCCGAGTAAAGGGAAATCGCGCTCCCGCCCGGCGGGGCGCGGGGCTCCAAATCCCTCGACGAACCGGGCCGCGCATGGTACTGAACCCCGAAAAAAGAGAGGGGCTTTACGGTTTCTCCCTTTTACCCGCCCGGCATACCCTGACTACGTTGGTCAAGGCCATTTCCCACCGGGCGGTTTTTCCTTTGAAAAACGGGAGCGTTTCCATGGACAAGTACGACAAGCAGGCACTCCAGGTGGCCAAGGAAGTGGTCATCAAATTCATCGAGGTGGGGCGCATCTCCCCCTCCAATTTCGGCCAGAATTTCGACGTCATCTACAAGGACATCATGCGGACCATCACCGGCGTCACCGCCGGGGACGCGCCTGTGG encodes:
- a CDS encoding DMT family protein, whose protein sequence is MRIPLLTALLLTASNVFMTFAWYAHLKELNQRPWYIAALISWGIALFEYLIQVPANRLGYTALSLPQLKIMQEVIALAVFAPFCLFYMNQPLKLDYLWAALCLLGAVYFIFRS
- a CDS encoding diguanylate cyclase, whose protein sequence is MQTGTFNSLGGDYEEGTKASLLSAIARNAEELTSGKGWPDGVNDLLETLGRATGVSRVWIFQTVSVTPTHITQNYTFEWAAAPEYAQLGMSMFNMFTNAIDQNEYRELIRSRQRGEWQKTMTRDLEPGYLLDSQTIQNIKSMLTIPIMVDEEWWGTLGFDDCEREYDWDDVEIALLRTAAYLISNAVLRDRLSAKRKQFQILRGITDSAAWSYDFRTGQVWLAAELIHTVPMPVENLNLSLRGGLRHIHPEDRRPLLRAVRAYMDGDKEVFRYDVRLFTDCGDQRWVELIGNLSRGRSGRPEQFAGIAVDIRARKQEEERLRVEAVTDPLTGVLNRRVFWRELQSRLDRSIGYREPLALLILDIDRFKTLNDTHGHVAGDGVLRQFAARCMKAVRAGDVVARLGGDEFVILLPGERCPSARVVAERILKSVAEEPFTVDGRDFQVTASIGLCVHDGSPVAPARILDAADAALYRAKRGGRNRLAEADDCPVG
- the secA gene encoding preprotein translocase subunit SecA; the protein is MLKMLFGSKNDRYLKKLKPLIQQINALEPEMEKLSDGDFPAKIAAWKGQVAAGEKTLDDLLPECFALVREAGKRAFETPMRHFDVQLIGGIVLHQGKIAEMKTGEGKTLVATLAVVLNALSGKGVHVVTVNDYLASRDAEWMGQLYNFLGLTVGVIVHGLTDQERQVAYNADITYGTNNEFGFDYLRDNMKFYKEQLVQRPLNFAIVDEVDSILIDEARTPLIISGPGEKSSGLYRRVDAIVPKLVKSSPTDPEDKNAVPDGDFVLDEKTKAITLTDAGVEKIEGLLGVDNLFDPQHISLQHHVLQAVKAHHCFQRDVEYIVKDDQVVLVDEFTGRLMPGRRLSDGLHQAIEAKENVKVEAENQTLASITFQNYFRMYEKLAGMTGTADTEAVEFQQIYGLEVIVIPTHQPMVRKDNPDSIYKSQQEKYEAIADDIADCYRRGQPTLVGTVSIEKSELISRLLKKRKIPHNVLNAKQHEREAEIVLEAGQAKKVTIATNMAGRGTDIKLGEGVRELGGLHIIGTERHESRRIDNQLRGRAGRQGDPGSSRFYLALDDDLMRLFGSDRLKGIMEKLGLEDGMAIENKMVSNAIEKSQTRVEAHHYEIRKQLLEYDDVMNQQREAIYGLRHELMKSKEVEPIALEYSVDLLEEILEPALDMRDVDPETVDSVRARLEEVFNFERFEGWQEGGLPDMEQARKWVDDIFAYLRASTGEHYQEILRYFLLDSLDRNWKEHLLNMDHLRDGIGLRGYGQKDPKQEYKREGFQLFSELIYTIKENVLRAFSHLRIQAEVKDDEFKHEGADNLEYTDSESAAEKKPATVRKDAKVNRNAPCPCGSGKKYKKCCGA